A region of Ammoniphilus sp. CFH 90114 DNA encodes the following proteins:
- the pckA gene encoding phosphoenolpyruvate carboxykinase (ATP), whose translation METKLSLEVDEVLGAGKTRFNLSVPQLVEAAIQRGEAKLTATGALRAETGKYTGRSPKDKFIVDEPSVHEKIAWGSVNQPIDASKFDKLYQDVLEYLNGKELFVFDGYAGANETYRLPIRVINEYAWHNLFVHQLFVRPSQEELKSHVPGFTVIAAPGFEASPAVHGTNSETFIIVSFSKKTVIIGGTKYAGEMKKSIFSVMNYLLPEQDVMPMHCSSNVGEEGDVALFFGLSGTGKTTLSADPNRRLIGDDEHGWSDQGVFNIEGGCYAKCINLSEEKEPQIWNAIKFGSVLENVVIDDETRIPDYDNGSLTENTRVAYPVDFIPGAMIPGEAGHPKVIVFLTADAFGVLPPISKLSKEQAMYHFLSGYTSKLAGTERGVTEPEATFSTCFGAPFLPLQPSVYAEMLGEKITQHDAQVYLVNTGWSGGPYGVGKRMNLKYTRAMVTAAVNGQLNDVDYVVDPIFGLSVPQSVEGVPSEVLLPRNTWENKESYDKKAKELAARFVKNFTKFQGVAQEIVEAGPKSE comes from the coding sequence ATGGAGACAAAGCTTAGCTTAGAAGTTGATGAGGTATTAGGAGCGGGAAAAACGCGCTTCAATCTTTCCGTACCTCAATTGGTAGAAGCAGCCATTCAAAGAGGGGAAGCGAAGCTTACCGCTACAGGAGCGCTTCGAGCCGAAACAGGCAAATACACTGGTCGCTCTCCCAAGGATAAATTCATTGTTGATGAACCTTCTGTTCATGAGAAAATCGCTTGGGGATCAGTGAATCAGCCTATTGATGCCTCTAAGTTTGATAAATTATACCAAGATGTGCTTGAATATTTAAACGGAAAAGAACTTTTCGTTTTTGATGGATATGCAGGAGCTAATGAGACATACCGTTTACCTATACGCGTAATTAATGAATATGCATGGCATAACCTTTTTGTTCACCAGCTCTTTGTAAGACCAAGCCAAGAGGAACTAAAGTCTCATGTACCTGGCTTTACTGTGATTGCTGCACCAGGTTTTGAGGCGAGTCCAGCTGTACATGGAACCAACTCTGAGACCTTCATTATTGTGAGCTTCTCTAAGAAGACGGTTATTATTGGCGGTACGAAGTATGCAGGTGAAATGAAGAAATCCATCTTTAGCGTTATGAATTACCTTTTACCTGAACAGGACGTTATGCCTATGCATTGCTCTTCCAACGTGGGTGAAGAAGGCGATGTGGCCTTGTTCTTCGGTCTTTCTGGAACAGGAAAGACTACCTTGTCTGCTGACCCGAATCGACGTCTTATCGGAGACGATGAGCATGGTTGGTCAGATCAAGGGGTGTTCAACATTGAGGGCGGCTGCTATGCAAAATGTATTAATCTCTCTGAAGAAAAAGAACCACAGATTTGGAATGCCATTAAGTTTGGTTCCGTGTTAGAGAATGTGGTTATAGATGATGAGACTCGTATTCCTGATTATGATAATGGAAGCTTAACCGAGAACACTCGAGTGGCGTACCCAGTAGATTTTATCCCAGGTGCGATGATTCCAGGAGAGGCTGGTCATCCGAAGGTTATCGTCTTCTTAACAGCTGATGCATTCGGTGTGTTACCTCCGATCTCGAAGTTATCCAAAGAGCAAGCTATGTATCACTTCCTCTCTGGATATACGAGTAAGCTTGCAGGTACAGAGCGTGGTGTAACCGAGCCAGAAGCAACCTTCTCTACTTGCTTTGGAGCTCCATTCTTACCTCTACAACCAAGCGTTTATGCGGAGATGTTAGGGGAGAAGATCACCCAGCACGATGCTCAAGTTTATCTCGTGAACACTGGATGGTCTGGCGGCCCTTACGGAGTAGGAAAGAGAATGAACTTAAAATATACAAGAGCTATGGTAACAGCAGCAGTGAATGGACAGTTGAATGATGTGGATTATGTTGTCGATCCAATCTTCGGTTTATCTGTACCCCAATCTGTAGAAGGTGTACCAAGCGAGGTTCTTCTGCCAAGAAATACGTGGGAGAATAAAGAATCCTATGATAAAAAGGCGAAAGAATTAGCCGCTCGTTTTGTTAAAAACTTTACAAAGTTTCAAGGGGTAGCGCAGGAGATTGTTGAAGCGGGACCGAAATCTGAATAA
- the sufC gene encoding Fe-S cluster assembly ATPase SufC yields MSQVPHLKIEDLRVSVENKEILKGLNLEIKGGEVHAIMGPNGTGKSTLSSAIMGHPKYQVTGGEVTLDGEAVLEMEVDERARKGIFLAMQYPSEISGVTNADFLRSAINARRGEGNEISLMKFIREMEKKMKTLEMDEAFSHRYLNEGFSGGEKKRNEILQMMMVSPRIAILDEIDSGLDIDALKVVAKGVNEMLNPELGVLVITHYQRLLNYIKPDFVHVMMQGRIVKSGGPELAERLEAEGYDWIKEELGIVDETVGAEA; encoded by the coding sequence ATGTCACAAGTGCCACACTTGAAAATAGAAGATCTTAGGGTTTCTGTTGAGAATAAAGAGATCCTTAAGGGTTTAAACCTAGAAATTAAGGGCGGAGAAGTTCATGCGATCATGGGGCCGAATGGTACCGGAAAGAGTACCTTGTCTTCCGCTATTATGGGTCATCCGAAGTACCAAGTAACAGGTGGTGAAGTTACTTTAGATGGCGAAGCTGTATTAGAGATGGAAGTGGATGAGCGTGCACGTAAGGGGATTTTCCTTGCCATGCAATATCCAAGTGAAATTAGCGGTGTAACGAATGCTGACTTCTTGCGCAGTGCAATTAATGCTCGTCGTGGAGAAGGAAATGAAATTTCCCTCATGAAGTTCATTCGCGAAATGGAAAAGAAAATGAAGACATTAGAGATGGATGAAGCGTTCAGCCATCGTTATTTAAATGAAGGTTTCTCTGGTGGAGAAAAGAAAAGAAATGAAATCTTACAAATGATGATGGTGAGCCCTCGTATTGCCATCCTTGATGAAATCGACTCTGGATTGGATATCGATGCGTTGAAGGTCGTAGCTAAAGGGGTAAACGAAATGTTAAACCCTGAACTAGGCGTTCTTGTCATTACTCACTATCAACGTTTGTTAAACTATATTAAGCCAGATTTCGTTCACGTCATGATGCAAGGACGTATCGTTAAGTCCGGTGGTCCAGAATTAGCAGAGCGTCTAGAAGCAGAAGGTTATGACTGGATTAAAGAAGAGCTGGGTATCGTAGACGAAACTGTTGGCGCTGAAGCGTAG
- the sufD gene encoding Fe-S cluster assembly protein SufD: protein MSVEMKLRFDRDAITQYSKQSGEPEWMTSLRLQGYDQSLQLELPKLDKTKLDSWNVDGFVPFRTHNAVTSTNELPQEVQALIAQQDGVEKAILVQQDASTVYTYLPEALKSQGVVFQSLQSALTTHGEVIKKHFMQKDSKVNSHKLAALHTAAWSGGVFLYVPKNVEVKVPVQAVFYATGTDAGLFPHVMIVAETHSSVSYTDAYVNLAGTEGVHNGVAEVHVGPGAKVKYTTVRTFEQTVTDYIYRHATVEQDGRMEWILGEMNDSNTVTQNTTHLLGKGSTVDSKLVTVGSGTQKENVVSKVVHTGKHSDSQVLVKGVLKDEASAILNGITFIEKGATKANGEQAENVLMLSPKSRGDANPILLIDEDDVTAGHAASAGQINPMQIFYLMSRGISKREAQRLIINGFVAPVVDEIGEAGVRDLLERTIERKVSQ from the coding sequence ATGAGCGTAGAAATGAAATTGCGATTTGACCGAGATGCCATCACGCAATATTCCAAGCAATCTGGTGAGCCAGAATGGATGACTAGCCTTCGATTACAAGGATACGACCAATCCTTGCAACTAGAACTTCCTAAACTTGATAAGACTAAGTTAGACAGTTGGAACGTGGATGGATTTGTTCCTTTTAGAACGCACAATGCTGTAACCTCGACTAATGAACTGCCTCAAGAGGTTCAGGCTCTTATTGCTCAACAAGATGGGGTAGAGAAAGCGATATTAGTTCAACAAGACGCTTCTACCGTTTATACCTATCTACCAGAAGCTTTGAAGAGTCAAGGTGTTGTTTTTCAATCTTTGCAATCAGCCCTCACTACCCACGGTGAAGTGATCAAGAAGCACTTTATGCAAAAGGATAGTAAGGTCAATTCTCATAAATTAGCGGCACTTCACACAGCAGCATGGAGCGGAGGAGTATTCCTGTACGTTCCGAAGAACGTGGAAGTCAAAGTTCCTGTTCAGGCCGTGTTCTATGCTACGGGTACGGATGCAGGATTATTCCCACATGTGATGATTGTGGCTGAAACTCACAGCTCAGTATCGTATACTGATGCTTATGTGAACCTTGCCGGAACAGAAGGAGTTCATAATGGAGTGGCCGAAGTTCATGTAGGTCCGGGAGCTAAGGTGAAATATACGACGGTTAGAACGTTCGAGCAGACGGTTACGGATTATATCTATCGACATGCAACAGTTGAGCAAGATGGTCGTATGGAATGGATTCTTGGAGAAATGAACGACAGCAATACGGTTACACAGAATACGACTCACTTATTAGGCAAGGGATCAACAGTAGACTCTAAACTCGTTACGGTTGGTTCCGGTACACAAAAAGAAAATGTCGTTTCCAAAGTTGTACACACGGGGAAGCATTCTGATAGTCAGGTCTTAGTTAAGGGCGTGCTTAAGGATGAAGCTTCAGCGATTCTGAATGGGATCACCTTTATTGAAAAAGGAGCTACTAAAGCGAACGGGGAACAAGCGGAAAATGTGCTAATGCTTAGTCCTAAGTCTCGCGGAGATGCGAATCCGATCCTATTGATTGATGAAGACGATGTAACAGCAGGGCATGCCGCTAGCGCAGGTCAGATTAATCCAATGCAAATCTTCTATCTCATGTCTCGTGGAATTAGTAAAAGAGAGGCCCAAAGACTTATTATTAATGGCTTCGTCGCTCCTGTAGTAGATGAGATTGGAGAAGCGGGTGTAAGGGATCTTCTGGAGAGGACAATTGAGAGGAAAGTGTCCCAATGA
- a CDS encoding cysteine desulfurase — MNIKEIKSQFPILNQEVNGHPLVYLDSAATSQKPISVIEAIDDYYRRYNSNVHRGVHTLGTWATDAYEGAREKVKKFIHAKESAEIIFTRGTTTALNIVANSYAREFLKEGDEIVITLMEHHSNLIPWQQAAKSTGATLKYIPLQPDGTVKLEDVEATITAQTKLVAIAHVSNVMGTVHPIKQIAEIAHRNGAVICVDAAQGAPHVAIDVQDFDCDFLAFSGHKMSGPTGIGVLYGKRTLLEKMSPYEYGGEMIDFVELYDSTWKELPWKFEGGTPIIAGAIGLGAAIDFLQQIGMENIERHEQQLVQYAMEQLRQIDGLTIFGPEKRSGLVTFNLSDVHPHDVATVLDAEGIAVRAGHHCAQPLMRWLNVTATARASFYIYNTEEDIDALVKGLKKTKEYFGNVFLG, encoded by the coding sequence ATGAACATAAAAGAGATTAAATCTCAGTTCCCTATCTTAAATCAAGAAGTCAATGGACATCCGTTGGTTTATCTAGATAGTGCTGCTACTTCACAGAAACCTATCTCTGTCATTGAAGCCATAGATGACTATTATCGCAGATACAATTCTAACGTGCATCGTGGTGTTCATACACTAGGGACGTGGGCGACGGATGCTTACGAGGGTGCAAGAGAAAAGGTAAAGAAATTCATTCATGCAAAAGAATCAGCTGAGATCATTTTTACGCGTGGAACGACTACGGCACTTAATATCGTGGCTAACAGTTATGCCCGTGAGTTCTTGAAGGAAGGCGATGAAATCGTCATTACCTTAATGGAACATCACAGTAACTTGATTCCATGGCAGCAAGCGGCAAAGAGTACGGGTGCCACGTTGAAATATATTCCGTTGCAGCCAGACGGTACCGTAAAGCTAGAAGATGTGGAAGCCACCATTACAGCGCAAACGAAGCTAGTAGCTATCGCTCATGTTTCTAACGTAATGGGGACGGTACATCCGATAAAGCAAATCGCTGAAATCGCTCATCGAAACGGTGCTGTTATCTGTGTGGATGCCGCTCAAGGTGCCCCTCATGTTGCTATAGATGTGCAGGATTTTGATTGTGATTTCTTGGCCTTCTCTGGTCACAAGATGTCAGGTCCGACAGGGATCGGTGTGTTATACGGGAAGCGTACCTTGTTGGAGAAGATGTCACCTTATGAATATGGTGGAGAAATGATTGATTTTGTGGAGTTGTACGATTCCACTTGGAAGGAGCTCCCTTGGAAGTTCGAAGGGGGAACCCCGATTATTGCAGGTGCCATCGGACTTGGTGCTGCCATTGATTTTCTCCAGCAAATTGGAATGGAGAACATTGAGCGTCATGAACAGCAGCTAGTTCAATATGCGATGGAACAGTTGCGTCAGATAGATGGTCTAACGATATTTGGACCTGAAAAGCGAAGCGGACTTGTTACTTTTAATTTAAGTGATGTTCACCCTCATGATGTGGCAACCGTTCTGGATGCCGAGGGTATTGCTGTTCGAGCTGGTCATCACTGCGCCCAGCCACTCATGAGATGGCTGAATGTGACCGCAACGGCACGTGCTAGCTTCTATATTTACAATACAGAAGAAGACATTGACGCGCTGGTGAAAGGTCTAAAAAAGACAAAGGAGTATTTCGGAAATGTCTTCCTTGGATGA
- the sufU gene encoding Fe-S cluster assembly sulfur transfer protein SufU, with the protein MSSLDDLYRRVIMDHYQNPRNRGELQDDGSVTINLNNPTCGDRIQLQMKVENGKIEDVKFMGEGCSISMSSASMMTQAVKGATVEEALKLADIFSGLMKGEEIDDDDLDLGDIEALQGVAKFPARIKCATLAWKALQQGANQA; encoded by the coding sequence ATGTCTTCCTTGGATGATTTATACCGCCGCGTGATCATGGATCATTACCAAAACCCACGGAACCGAGGGGAATTACAGGATGATGGATCCGTGACAATTAACCTCAACAACCCAACCTGTGGAGATCGAATTCAACTTCAAATGAAGGTGGAAAACGGGAAGATAGAGGATGTGAAGTTCATGGGTGAGGGCTGTTCTATAAGCATGTCCTCAGCATCCATGATGACGCAAGCTGTTAAAGGAGCAACCGTAGAGGAAGCTTTGAAACTTGCCGATATCTTCTCAGGTCTAATGAAGGGTGAAGAGATCGATGACGATGATCTTGATCTAGGAGATATTGAAGCATTGCAGGGAGTCGCTAAGTTCCCTGCTCGGATAAAATGCGCTACACTCGCTTGGAAAGCTCTACAACAAGGGGCGAATCAAGCATAA
- the sufB gene encoding Fe-S cluster assembly protein SufB, with protein MAKKAPELSEYQYGFHDKDVSVFRTKKGLTKEIVEEISRIKEEPEWMLEFRLKALDIFYSMPMPEWGGELKDLDFESITYYVKPSEKQGKTWEEVPAEIKATFDKLGIPEAEQKFLAGVSAQYESEVVYHSMQEDLEKLGILFTDMDSAVREHPEIVKQYFGTVIPSADNKFSALNSAVWSGGSFIYVPPGIKCEQPLQAYFRINSENMGQFERTLIIADEDSFVHYVEGCTAPIYSTDSLHSAVVEIIVKKGARCRYTTIQNWSANVYNLVTKRAIAHEDATMEWIDGNIGSKLTMKYPAVVMVGPRAKGVVISIAVAGKGQHQHAGAKMTHLAPDCSSTIVSKSISKHGGKVTYMGLSRFGRNSAGSKSNIKCDTIILDDISTSDTIPYNEVLNDQVTLEHEATVSKVSEDQLFYLMSRGLTEDEATQMIVMGFIEPFTKELPMEYAVEMNRLIKFEMEGSIG; from the coding sequence ATGGCTAAAAAAGCACCTGAATTGTCGGAATATCAATATGGCTTCCATGATAAGGACGTTTCCGTATTCCGTACGAAAAAAGGTTTGACAAAGGAAATCGTAGAGGAAATCTCCCGTATTAAGGAAGAACCGGAATGGATGCTCGAGTTCCGTTTGAAGGCTCTCGATATTTTCTATAGCATGCCTATGCCTGAATGGGGCGGAGAATTGAAGGACCTAGACTTTGAGTCCATCACTTACTATGTTAAGCCTTCTGAAAAACAAGGGAAAACATGGGAAGAGGTTCCTGCGGAGATCAAAGCTACGTTTGATAAGCTAGGTATACCTGAAGCCGAACAGAAGTTTCTTGCTGGGGTATCTGCTCAGTATGAGTCTGAGGTTGTTTACCATAGCATGCAAGAAGACTTGGAGAAGCTCGGTATTCTATTTACAGATATGGATTCTGCGGTGCGTGAGCATCCAGAAATCGTGAAACAATACTTTGGTACGGTGATTCCATCGGCAGACAACAAGTTTTCTGCGTTGAACAGTGCGGTATGGTCTGGAGGAAGCTTTATCTATGTTCCACCAGGAATCAAGTGCGAACAGCCATTGCAAGCCTATTTCCGTATCAATTCTGAGAATATGGGACAGTTTGAACGGACTCTCATCATCGCAGATGAAGACAGTTTCGTACACTATGTAGAGGGCTGTACGGCTCCGATCTACTCCACGGATTCTCTCCATAGTGCTGTAGTGGAAATTATTGTTAAAAAAGGCGCTCGATGTCGTTATACCACGATCCAGAACTGGTCCGCAAACGTGTATAATCTTGTGACCAAGCGTGCCATTGCGCATGAAGATGCGACGATGGAATGGATCGATGGTAATATTGGAAGTAAGCTTACCATGAAATATCCAGCCGTTGTTATGGTTGGACCTCGTGCAAAGGGTGTAGTTATCTCTATTGCCGTGGCAGGGAAAGGCCAACATCAACATGCTGGAGCGAAAATGACTCACTTGGCTCCTGACTGTTCCTCTACGATTGTTTCAAAGAGTATCAGTAAGCATGGCGGAAAAGTAACTTATATGGGATTATCCCGTTTTGGGCGTAACTCTGCTGGTTCGAAGTCCAATATCAAGTGTGATACGATCATCTTAGATGACATTTCAACTTCAGATACCATTCCATACAACGAAGTGTTAAATGATCAAGTAACGCTTGAACATGAGGCTACTGTTTCAAAAGTAAGTGAAGATCAATTGTTTTATCTTATGAGCCGTGGCCTTACGGAAGATGAAGCAACACAAATGATCGTAATGGGATTCATTGAACCCTTTACGAAAGAACTTCCAATGGAATACGCGGTAGAGATGAACCGTTTGATTAAGTTCGAAATGGAAGGCTCAATTGGATAA
- a CDS encoding bifunctional UDP-sugar hydrolase/5'-nucleotidase, with protein MTASKLHILHTNDIHSHFHQMPYIAGGIRKLKQESQAQGEFVVTVDLGDHADRMNPITEGTWGRANIEIMNATGYQFASVGNNEGLTFPKDIFLSFYDEAKFQVICANLIDSETNQLPRLMKPYFIQQVGPLRVCWISVTAPFPVYDLLGWIVMDPISTVQEIVTDVRDQVDLVVLLSHTGLRMDHQFAQEVKGIDIILGAHTHDLLETGIHVEDTFIIQTGKFGQYLGQTTVEFDTQTKGIISIKGTCHPTQSFPAAPDIVELIAQQERAASEVLSPAITFLEHDFNISWVEESPLGNLLAEGIRDWVGSEVAMVNAGTLLFSLSRGSVTRKDLLALCPHPINPCKISIKGKFLRNILEEALTDESIHREIRGLGFRGKVMGWMCVDGMSLRYDKRRAEGERIESILVQDQPLEEDRIYSIGTLDMFTFGFIFPLFRKAEKIDYFLPEFIRDVLEKELQSTDALARSSKTRWIHV; from the coding sequence TTGACAGCTTCAAAGCTCCACATTTTACATACCAATGACATTCATAGCCATTTTCACCAGATGCCATACATAGCCGGTGGAATTCGCAAGCTCAAGCAGGAGAGTCAAGCTCAGGGTGAATTCGTTGTCACCGTGGATCTAGGTGATCATGCGGATCGAATGAATCCAATAACGGAAGGAACCTGGGGACGGGCAAACATTGAAATCATGAATGCTACAGGTTATCAATTTGCTTCCGTTGGGAACAATGAAGGTTTAACTTTTCCTAAGGATATTTTTCTAAGTTTTTACGATGAGGCTAAATTCCAAGTGATCTGTGCAAACCTGATCGATTCGGAAACGAACCAACTCCCACGACTTATGAAGCCTTATTTTATTCAGCAGGTAGGTCCTTTGCGAGTGTGTTGGATCAGTGTGACGGCCCCGTTTCCTGTTTATGACTTACTTGGCTGGATTGTTATGGACCCTATATCAACCGTTCAAGAAATTGTAACTGACGTCAGGGATCAAGTAGATCTAGTGGTATTGTTGTCGCACACAGGACTTCGCATGGACCATCAATTTGCCCAAGAAGTAAAGGGAATTGATATTATCCTAGGTGCCCACACCCATGACCTGCTCGAGACGGGAATTCATGTGGAAGATACGTTTATTATCCAAACAGGAAAATTCGGCCAGTATCTTGGACAGACTACTGTTGAATTCGATACTCAAACAAAAGGGATTATAAGTATAAAGGGGACTTGCCATCCTACCCAATCGTTTCCTGCTGCTCCTGATATTGTAGAGCTTATAGCGCAACAAGAACGGGCTGCAAGTGAAGTATTATCTCCCGCCATCACCTTCCTTGAGCATGATTTTAATATAAGTTGGGTTGAGGAGTCCCCACTTGGGAACTTATTGGCTGAGGGAATACGGGACTGGGTGGGTTCAGAAGTAGCTATGGTTAATGCTGGAACCCTCCTGTTCTCTCTATCGAGAGGTTCAGTTACCCGGAAAGATTTATTAGCTCTTTGTCCACATCCGATTAATCCATGCAAGATTTCAATTAAGGGGAAGTTCCTCAGAAATATTCTGGAGGAGGCTCTGACAGATGAGAGTATTCATCGGGAAATCAGAGGGCTTGGCTTTCGAGGGAAGGTAATGGGGTGGATGTGTGTGGATGGAATGTCTCTTCGTTATGATAAGAGACGAGCGGAAGGCGAACGGATCGAAAGTATTCTCGTTCAAGACCAACCGCTTGAAGAGGACAGGATTTACTCCATCGGAACCCTTGATATGTTTACATTTGGCTTTATCTTTCCCCTCTTTCGGAAAGCGGAAAAGATAGATTATTTTCTTCCTGAATTTATTCGGGATGTCTTAGAAAAAGAGCTACAAAGTACCGACGCCTTGGCAAGGAGCAGCAAGACAAGGTGGATTCACGTCTAG
- a CDS encoding DUF6154 family protein yields the protein MKFIDDLYNLYRDHLTGDDEDAIAIVLGVLQEQDREDMLKLISDMNEEEIFHMLSMFLIELMRHKMATEGVGSSTLDTDPTRDTFH from the coding sequence ATGAAATTTATCGACGACCTTTATAATCTTTATAGAGATCATCTGACAGGTGATGACGAGGATGCTATTGCCATTGTCCTTGGTGTTCTCCAGGAACAGGATCGTGAAGACATGTTGAAGCTAATCTCCGACATGAATGAAGAGGAAATCTTTCATATGCTAAGTATGTTTCTCATAGAACTCATGAGACACAAGATGGCTACTGAAGGAGTAGGAAGCAGCACACTTGACACAGATCCAACGAGGGATACCTTCCATTAA
- a CDS encoding YunC family protein: MIDVKPITLEGHQVVAISVQLPKTTLLVVTTDKGYIMCGALDVGLLNEKLKDRQIIAGRALGVRTIDQLLEAPLESVTTTAEEHGITAGMTGKEAILKMV, encoded by the coding sequence ATGATCGATGTGAAACCGATAACCCTTGAAGGACATCAAGTGGTAGCTATTTCGGTCCAATTACCCAAAACAACATTGCTTGTCGTAACAACGGATAAAGGTTATATAATGTGCGGCGCTTTGGATGTAGGCTTATTGAATGAAAAGCTAAAGGATCGTCAAATCATTGCCGGTCGTGCATTAGGGGTTAGAACGATCGATCAGTTGCTTGAAGCTCCATTAGAGTCTGTTACAACGACAGCGGAGGAGCATGGCATTACCGCCGGGATGACCGGGAAAGAGGCCATTTTGAAGATGGTATAG
- a CDS encoding thymidylate synthase, with protein sequence MKQYLDLCRHILDNGAKKEDRTGTGTISTFGYQMRFDLQQGFPLVTTKKLHLKSIIHELLWFLRGSTNNNELEEVGVRIWREWAKEDGELGPIYGKQWRSWACEDGTTIDQIEQVIRDIKTNPDSRRLIVSAWNVAEIPKMALAPCHTLFQFYVAEGKLSCQLYQRSADVFLGVPFNIASYALLTMMMAQVCDLEPGDFVHTFGDVHIYNNHLEQVKLQLTRDPRPLPQMVIKPEVKNIFDFKYEDFELRHYDPHPHIKGEVSV encoded by the coding sequence ATGAAGCAATACTTAGACTTGTGCAGGCACATTCTAGACAATGGGGCCAAAAAAGAAGATCGAACAGGTACGGGCACCATTAGTACATTTGGTTACCAGATGCGTTTTGATTTACAGCAAGGGTTTCCTTTAGTAACAACGAAGAAATTGCATTTGAAATCCATCATTCATGAACTCCTTTGGTTCCTAAGAGGCTCTACGAATAACAATGAACTTGAAGAAGTGGGCGTTAGGATCTGGAGAGAATGGGCCAAAGAAGACGGTGAACTAGGACCTATCTATGGCAAGCAGTGGAGATCTTGGGCTTGTGAGGATGGGACAACCATTGATCAAATTGAGCAAGTGATTCGTGATATTAAGACGAATCCGGATTCGCGACGTCTCATTGTAAGTGCTTGGAATGTAGCAGAAATACCGAAAATGGCCTTAGCGCCTTGCCATACCTTATTTCAATTTTATGTAGCAGAAGGAAAACTGTCTTGTCAGCTCTACCAGCGCAGCGCGGACGTCTTTTTAGGAGTTCCCTTTAACATCGCCTCCTACGCACTCTTGACGATGATGATGGCTCAGGTATGCGATTTAGAGCCGGGTGATTTTGTCCACACTTTTGGTGATGTGCATATCTATAATAATCATCTCGAACAAGTTAAGCTTCAATTAACTAGAGATCCGCGCCCCCTGCCTCAGATGGTGATCAAACCGGAAGTGAAGAATATATTTGATTTTAAATATGAGGATTTTGAGTTGCGTCATTATGATCCCCATCCCCATATTAAAGGAGAGGTTTCCGTATGA